A stretch of Palaemon carinicauda isolate YSFRI2023 chromosome 36, ASM3689809v2, whole genome shotgun sequence DNA encodes these proteins:
- the LOC137628303 gene encoding loricrin-like, with protein sequence MCLHLQPADSWIKVFQRVVFLMLGTALAVAYVSAKPDFRSGGGGGGGHSGGGGGGGGYGGGQGSGGGGGNSGGGGGYSGGGGGSGGGGGQSGGGGGYGGGGGGRGGGGGGHSGGGGGGQSGGGGGYGGGGGGGGHSGGGGGGFGGSGGGGGGYGSSGGSGGGGKGGGGGGGGGGGGGGGGYGGGQGGGGGIAPATANINFMLGGGSGGGGGGYGSSGGGGGGHGGSGGGGGGSGGGGYGSSGGGGGGFGGSSGGGGGGYGSSGGGGGGHGGSGGGGGSGGGGYGSSGGGGGGFGGSSGGGGGGYGSSGGGGGGHGGSGGGGSGGGGYGSSGGGGGGFGGSSGGGGGGYGSSGGGGGGHGGSGGGGGSGGGGYGSSGGGGGGFGGSSGGGGGGYGSSGGGGGGHGGSGGGGGSGGGGYGSSGGGGGGFGGSSGGGGGGYGSSGGGGGGHGGGGSSGGGGGGYGSSGGGGGGNGGGGSSGGYGK encoded by the coding sequence AGGGTGGTATTTCTGATGCTGGGCACTGCCCTTGCTGTGGCGTATGTGAGCGCCAAGCCGGACTTCCgatctggaggaggaggaggaggtggacacagtggtggtggaggaggaggaggtggatatGGAGGAGGCCAAGGCAGTGGAGGAGGAGGTGGGAACAGTGGTGGTGGTGGAGGAtacagtggaggaggaggaggatcaggAGGAGGTGGTGGACAGAGTGGCGGTGGAGGAGGTTatggaggcggaggaggaggaagaggaggagggggaggaggacatAGTGGTGGAGGAGGTGGTGGCCAGAGTGGCGGTGGAGGAGGATatggaggcggaggaggaggaggaggtcataGCGGCGGTGGAGGAGGAGGTTTTGGAGGctcaggtggaggaggaggaggttatgGATCATCTGGAGGTAGTGGTGGCGGAGGaaagggtggaggaggaggaggaggaggaggaggaggaggtggtggcggCGGTTATGGAGGAGGACAAGGCGGTGGTGGAGGAATTGCTCCAGCCACAGCAAATATCAACTTTATGCTTGGAGGAGGCTCAGGAGGTGGAGGAGGTGGATATGGATCTTCAGGCGGCGGCGGAGGAGGACACggtggaagtggaggaggaggaggaggatctggGGGAGGTGGATACGGATCTTCAGGTGGTGGCGGAGGAGGCTTTGGCGGAAGTAGTGGCGGAGGAGGTGGTGGATACGGATCTTCAGGTGGCGGCGGAGGAGGACACggtggaagtggaggaggaggaggatctggGGGAGGTGGATACGGATCTTCAGGTGGTGGCGGAGGAGGAtttggcggaagcagtggaggaggtggtggtggataCGGATCTTCAGGTGGCGGCGGAGGAGGACACggtggaagtggaggaggaggatctGGGGGAGGTGGATATGGATCTTCAGGTGGTGGCGGAGGAGGAtttggcggaagcagtggaggaggtggtggtggataCGGATCTTCAGGTGGTGGCGGAGGAGGACATggtggaagtggaggaggaggaggatctggGGGAGGTGGATATGGATCTTCAGGTGGTGGCGGAGGAGGAtttggcggaagcagtggaggaggaggtggtggatacGGATCTTCAGGTGGTGGCGGAGGAGGACACggtggaagtggaggaggaggaggatctggGGGAGGTGGATATGGATCAtctggtggtggaggaggaggatttggcggaagcagtggaggaggaggtggtggatacGGATCTTCAGGTGGCGGCGGAGGTGGACACGGTGGCGGCGGAAgcagtggaggaggaggtggtggatacggatcctcaGGTGGTGGCGGAGGAGGAAACGGCGGCGGCGGAAGTTCTGGAGGGTATGGGAAATAA